In Cervus elaphus chromosome 7, mCerEla1.1, whole genome shotgun sequence, the following proteins share a genomic window:
- the LOC122697213 gene encoding DLA class II histocompatibility antigen, DR-1 beta chain-like isoform X2, whose protein sequence is MVCLYFSGGSWMAALTVMLMVLSPPLAWARETRPHFLEYHKSECHFSNGTERVGFLDRYFYNGEEYVRFDSDWGEYRAVTELGRPSAKYWNSQKELLERARAAVDTYCRHNYGGVESFTVQRRVEPTVTVYPAKTQPLQHHNLLVCSVNGFYPGHIEVKWFRNGHEEEAGVISTGLIQNGDWTFQTMVMLETVPQGGEVYTCQVDHPSQKSPITVEWKA, encoded by the exons ATGGTGTGCCTGTATTTCTCTGGAGGCTCCTGGATGGCAGCTCTGACAGTGATGCTAATGGTGCTGAGCCCTCCCCTGGCCTGGGCCAGGGAGACCCGAC CACATTTCCTGGAGTATCATAAGAGCGAGTGTCATTTCTCCAACGGGACGGAGCGGGTGGGGTTCCTGGACAGATACTTCTATAACGGAGAAGAGTACGTGCGCTTCGACAGCGACTGGGGCGAGTACCGGGCGGTGACCGAGCTGGGGCGGCCGTCCGCCAAGTACTGGAACAGCCAGAAGGAGCTCCTGGAGCGGGCGCGGGCCGCGGTGGACACGTACTGCAGACACAACTACGGCGGCGTTGAGAGTTTCACTGTGCAGCGGCGAG TGGAGCCTACAGTGACCGTGTATCCTGCAAAGACCCAGCCCCTGCAGCACCACAACCTCCTGGTCTGCTCCGTGAATGGTTTCTACCCAGGACACATTGAAGTCAAGTGGTTCCGGAATGGCCATGAAGAGGAGGCTGGGGTCATCTCCACAGGCCTGATCCAGAATGGAGACTGGACCTTCCAGACCATGGTGATGCTTGAAACAGTTCCTCAGGGTGGAGAGGTCTACACCTGCCAAGTGGATCACCCCAGCCAGAAGAGCCCTATCACAGTAGAATGGA
- the LOC122697213 gene encoding DLA class II histocompatibility antigen, DR-1 beta chain-like isoform X1: MVCLYFSGGSWMAALTVMLMVLSPPLAWARETRPHFLEYHKSECHFSNGTERVGFLDRYFYNGEEYVRFDSDWGEYRAVTELGRPSAKYWNSQKELLERARAAVDTYCRHNYGGVESFTVQRRVEPTVTVYPAKTQPLQHHNLLVCSVNGFYPGHIEVKWFRNGHEEEAGVISTGLIQNGDWTFQTMVMLETVPQGGEVYTCQVDHPSQKSPITVEWRTRSDSAQSKMMSGVGGFVLGLLFLAVGLFIYFRNQKGRPTLQPTGLLS, from the exons ATGGTGTGCCTGTATTTCTCTGGAGGCTCCTGGATGGCAGCTCTGACAGTGATGCTAATGGTGCTGAGCCCTCCCCTGGCCTGGGCCAGGGAGACCCGAC CACATTTCCTGGAGTATCATAAGAGCGAGTGTCATTTCTCCAACGGGACGGAGCGGGTGGGGTTCCTGGACAGATACTTCTATAACGGAGAAGAGTACGTGCGCTTCGACAGCGACTGGGGCGAGTACCGGGCGGTGACCGAGCTGGGGCGGCCGTCCGCCAAGTACTGGAACAGCCAGAAGGAGCTCCTGGAGCGGGCGCGGGCCGCGGTGGACACGTACTGCAGACACAACTACGGCGGCGTTGAGAGTTTCACTGTGCAGCGGCGAG TGGAGCCTACAGTGACCGTGTATCCTGCAAAGACCCAGCCCCTGCAGCACCACAACCTCCTGGTCTGCTCCGTGAATGGTTTCTACCCAGGACACATTGAAGTCAAGTGGTTCCGGAATGGCCATGAAGAGGAGGCTGGGGTCATCTCCACAGGCCTGATCCAGAATGGAGACTGGACCTTCCAGACCATGGTGATGCTTGAAACAGTTCCTCAGGGTGGAGAGGTCTACACCTGCCAAGTGGATCACCCCAGCCAGAAGAGCCCTATCACAGTAGAATGGA GGACACGATCTGACTCTGCTCAGAGCAAGATGATGAGTGGAGTTGGGGGCTTTGTTCTGGGtctactcttccttgcagtgggGCTCTTCATCTACTTCAGGAATCAGAAAG GACGCCCTACACTTCAGCCAACAG GGCTCCTGAGCTGA
- the LOC122697217 gene encoding H-2 class II histocompatibility antigen, A-Q beta chain-like — MSGAAWGCGADGLTERLSPLRAFLHQFKGLCYFTSWTELLRSVVSNQRFDSDAGEGRAVTELGRPQAERWNSQKDVLQRRRAEVDAVCRQTTGLLPGDAVP; from the coding sequence ATGTCGGGTGCTGCGTGGGGCTGTGGGGCCGACGGCCTGACCGAGAGGCTGTCTCCTCTCAGAGCATTCTTGCACCAGTTTAAGGGCCTGTGTTACTTCACCAGCTGGACGGAGCTGCTGAGGAGTGTGGTCTCCAACCAGCGCTTCGACAGCGACGCGGGCGAGGGCCGCGCGGTGACCGAGCTGGGGCGGCCTCAAGCCGAGCGCTGGAACAGCCAGAAGGACGTCCTGCAGCGGAGGCGAGCGGAGGTGGACGCGGTGTGCAGACAAACTACAGGGTTG